The following proteins come from a genomic window of Paenibacillus sp. CAA11:
- a CDS encoding DUF5704 domain-containing protein, whose product MHYDWIYEFNFPGRKIKDISASEFENSVQGETDLWVDTMFSTSRFGKHFTDYEENLGKTNKVYVINKIGKGTPSGQITLNQTATLSGTPKSLPRDGLAKNVYGFEYYFPILIRIELEPLSGKAEIRHFTKDGKSLDGVDGFKNYEEKLELKKPYTPKHTPEPANYKYIGYKKSTVSLPSGGERQEGEPPAISEYEGDFPVYYINYYYEKIGQQCKPGEPSCGGEAPPPDVNCTEQTGQILSGDISDPAASAVIRADRRGSEQFNVLDGIPTSESLYGNVSAKNYLYRDKFVQKVGRCTYTVPVTKTYNLEWTETEDGPPDAKGKPTKVEVPKTDSKTVTKTYTVERSYAYWKIENLEVYRIREAELQNYAFANSSIQILPSGYLPPDYEFSTGGGYTPAPSKEVTLPSEKAGKNVPDQDFKSDAEKAIAKIKVRSDYLKFNGSLIMDNRETEENAPVPGQIPAPAAIGQDILYSTGHVIPSTKVNKKDQPSSGTLHYSLMNASIGGGSDRSYPIQGINPVTVHTPVVMYASVSDDQAHNQKTTPTAGRSAVILDRPFTVTLPTAGQHVQYTGYGYRDYAKYTRTKQVQFPFDVYTDSRDKYIPKNTWIDVPVGQTQVSFFLPVWVDEGYYDVRFRSIVENAPFDYSEQLLANTALVHHAAGDSIPVEVIGRLYDFHVTDIADYLWEPVFRLQKGSSMPTGHSYWVGQSGIDGALRGNDSLFTLPIHPGSHPDTGYRNVAVKTGYHFKFDFKTKGNMFDLGDQIRITPSFFFVTKDGRTRVPVDLYYHDPIRKFIKIGSPEDTVKRYVLLGDRLRNVPAEELTDTALYRYDHDYTFGQIANLSRNHFVSRYLYRAANTRIPIGSFSLLTLPGEARTLIGPKTGVPASVQPDRANAAIQKWYGEYSLPADVYAVRAGTRLSEYGRTHRGLTDRSSVFLRNGYIIVNFNLESLPMGDPARPRLQYIHAPLMNQWRLEGFKSLVTDSFKHTFQLQDGDVVFYDADLSSRDDFQASVTH is encoded by the coding sequence ATGCATTACGATTGGATCTATGAATTTAACTTCCCTGGTAGAAAAATCAAAGATATTTCAGCTAGCGAATTTGAGAATAGTGTGCAAGGTGAAACCGACTTATGGGTAGATACAATGTTTTCCACTTCAAGGTTTGGTAAACACTTTACCGATTATGAAGAAAACCTTGGAAAAACTAATAAAGTTTATGTAATTAATAAGATTGGAAAAGGTACACCATCTGGACAAATTACTCTAAATCAAACAGCAACCTTATCAGGAACTCCGAAAAGTCTCCCAAGAGACGGACTTGCAAAAAACGTATATGGCTTCGAATATTACTTCCCAATCCTTATCCGCATCGAACTCGAACCCCTCTCCGGCAAAGCCGAAATCAGACACTTCACCAAAGACGGAAAGAGTCTTGACGGTGTGGATGGATTTAAGAATTACGAAGAGAAGCTGGAATTGAAGAAACCGTATACTCCTAAGCACACTCCTGAGCCAGCGAATTATAAGTATATTGGCTATAAGAAGAGCACGGTTAGCTTACCCTCCGGTGGTGAACGGCAAGAGGGCGAACCCCCGGCCATAAGTGAGTACGAAGGAGATTTCCCTGTTTACTACATAAATTATTACTATGAGAAAATCGGTCAGCAGTGCAAGCCTGGAGAACCGTCTTGCGGAGGAGAAGCTCCCCCACCTGATGTTAACTGCACCGAGCAAACCGGGCAGATTCTAAGCGGAGATATCTCCGATCCTGCAGCTAGTGCTGTCATAAGAGCAGATAGGCGTGGAAGCGAGCAGTTTAATGTGCTTGACGGAATTCCTACCTCCGAAAGCCTATACGGAAATGTATCGGCCAAGAATTACTTATATCGGGATAAGTTCGTCCAGAAGGTTGGAAGATGCACCTATACGGTTCCTGTGACCAAGACCTACAACCTGGAATGGACCGAGACGGAGGATGGCCCCCCTGATGCGAAGGGAAAGCCTACGAAAGTAGAGGTTCCCAAGACCGATTCAAAGACTGTAACCAAAACCTACACCGTGGAGCGATCTTATGCTTATTGGAAGATTGAAAATTTAGAGGTCTACCGAATTCGGGAAGCCGAGCTTCAGAATTATGCCTTTGCGAACAGCAGCATTCAAATACTTCCAAGCGGATATCTTCCTCCAGACTACGAGTTCTCCACTGGTGGCGGCTATACACCGGCGCCGAGTAAAGAGGTGACGCTTCCCTCCGAGAAGGCAGGCAAAAATGTGCCTGACCAAGACTTCAAGAGTGATGCGGAGAAGGCCATTGCGAAGATAAAGGTGCGCAGCGACTATTTGAAATTCAATGGCAGCCTGATTATGGATAATAGGGAAACAGAGGAGAACGCCCCGGTCCCTGGCCAAATCCCTGCTCCTGCCGCCATCGGCCAGGATATCTTGTACAGCACAGGCCATGTCATTCCGAGCACGAAAGTGAACAAGAAGGACCAGCCCAGCAGCGGAACCCTGCATTACAGTCTGATGAATGCAAGCATAGGCGGAGGCTCTGACCGAAGCTACCCGATTCAGGGCATCAACCCTGTCACTGTTCATACGCCAGTGGTGATGTATGCTTCCGTCTCTGACGACCAGGCTCATAACCAGAAAACAACCCCCACTGCGGGAAGGTCCGCTGTGATTCTGGATCGTCCGTTTACGGTTACTCTGCCCACTGCCGGGCAGCATGTTCAATATACCGGGTACGGTTACCGTGATTATGCGAAATATACTCGAACCAAACAGGTACAATTTCCGTTCGACGTATATACGGATTCCAGAGATAAGTACATCCCCAAGAATACTTGGATCGATGTCCCGGTCGGGCAAACTCAGGTTAGCTTCTTCCTCCCCGTCTGGGTAGACGAAGGCTATTACGATGTCCGGTTCCGCAGCATCGTGGAGAACGCGCCTTTTGACTATTCCGAGCAGCTCCTTGCCAACACTGCGCTGGTTCATCATGCCGCGGGAGATAGCATTCCGGTAGAAGTCATTGGGCGGCTGTATGATTTTCATGTGACAGACATCGCAGATTATCTATGGGAGCCGGTGTTCCGCTTACAGAAGGGCAGCAGCATGCCCACAGGCCATTCCTATTGGGTAGGACAATCGGGCATTGATGGCGCCTTAAGAGGGAATGACAGCCTGTTTACCCTTCCCATTCATCCTGGGAGCCACCCGGATACCGGTTATCGCAATGTCGCCGTTAAGACCGGATACCATTTTAAATTTGATTTTAAAACGAAAGGGAATATGTTTGACTTAGGGGACCAAATTCGGATTACGCCCTCGTTCTTCTTCGTCACCAAAGATGGGCGGACAAGAGTTCCGGTAGATCTGTACTATCATGATCCTATACGAAAATTCATCAAGATCGGGTCTCCCGAGGATACGGTCAAGCGCTATGTCCTGCTTGGGGATCGGCTGCGAAATGTTCCCGCCGAAGAGTTAACAGATACCGCTCTGTACCGCTACGACCATGATTATACCTTTGGCCAAATCGCTAATCTCAGCCGCAATCATTTTGTGTCCAGATATCTTTACCGTGCAGCCAACACCCGCATCCCCATTGGCTCCTTTAGCCTGCTGACGCTTCCCGGAGAAGCCCGAACCCTGATCGGTCCTAAAACGGGAGTCCCTGCTTCCGTGCAGCCTGACAGGGCCAATGCCGCCATCCAAAAATGGTACGGAGAATACAGTCTGCCGGCCGACGTCTACGCAGTAAGGGCCGGGACTCGCTTATCTGAGTACGGCCGGACACATCGCGGTTTGACAGATCGGTCCTCCGTCTTCCTAAGGAATGGTTATATCATCGTAAATTTCAATCTGGAGTCCCTCCCCATGGGAGACCCTGCCCGGCCGCGCCTGCAATACATTCATGCACCACTCATGAACCAGTGGAGACTGGAGGGGTTTAAATCTCTTGTAACAGATTCCTTCAAGCACACCTTTCAGCTGCAAGACGGAGATGTGGTCTTCTATGATGCCGATCTCTCCAGCCGAGATGACTTCCAAGCGAGTGTAACACATTAG
- a CDS encoding Mbeg1-like protein → MSELSESQLLLLDNLIYLQNVVNREDMTVGSIVKTMLYKDGLEQSRNLNDIGGEDEYPCKMSKKEWVTILKAIEKDPELKALKVKHGQTGVMYNKSGQVIKDSDGQVLEKGMRVATFVDPKGQATVVFRGTGGDYEWHDNGQGGYVSDTVQQKAALKYIESLEYDNITVTGHSKGGNKTQYVAILSDKVDRAVSFDGQGFSKEFLEKYKDEIAANKHKIVSISAEDDFVNCLLNPIAGVIKYIDTDKQEKFIFNHRPNIVLDEQGQLREKAPQGTIAQFINDYTVYINKTMEEPFRSYAIDGLLALMESGAEGFEKEGVLQTGTGIVMVLSHLDDYAFSSIAEKYGDEAELAVTFAAGALMPYLFSDDFIHSLGKNLSNLGQFVMEKLQQFGDWIVKKFEQAVDKMKEVAGNIGAAVAKFAQQVKDGWAQMRAGIQDTARAIKDGAEAAAAAVGQFMTRMAQAIKNLCNAIVEGAKKTIQALKDTWNSAVDAVKHTFHQVKEGAKAKVKDFKEGMQSMVKLTKSGIKSAGKHTAATVKNFAGKVARGLASASQGLMLVNVSRLGDLQAKLRSLDSRMEGKVTKILSEAQRITSGVGRAYSEGNVQSQLRQVQKACSDVRDRSRRLSAELQRKTRSLAKAQEQYIKIEMMLKSGIRSSVV, encoded by the coding sequence ATGTCTGAGCTCAGCGAAAGCCAGCTGCTTCTGCTGGATAACCTGATTTATCTTCAGAATGTGGTAAACCGGGAGGATATGACCGTAGGCTCCATCGTCAAAACCATGCTGTACAAGGATGGATTAGAGCAAAGCCGCAACCTTAATGATATCGGTGGAGAAGACGAGTATCCCTGCAAAATGTCTAAGAAAGAATGGGTTACGATACTTAAAGCGATCGAAAAAGACCCTGAATTGAAGGCACTAAAGGTCAAGCACGGCCAAACCGGGGTTATGTATAACAAGAGCGGGCAGGTCATCAAGGACAGCGATGGTCAGGTGTTGGAGAAAGGCATGCGCGTAGCCACCTTTGTGGATCCCAAGGGGCAAGCAACGGTTGTCTTCCGCGGCACGGGCGGGGACTACGAATGGCATGATAACGGCCAAGGGGGATATGTATCCGATACGGTCCAGCAGAAGGCAGCGCTGAAGTATATTGAGAGTCTGGAATACGACAATATCACGGTAACTGGCCATTCTAAGGGAGGCAATAAGACCCAATACGTGGCGATTCTGTCGGATAAGGTAGACCGGGCGGTTTCGTTTGACGGTCAAGGCTTCTCCAAGGAATTTCTGGAGAAATACAAGGATGAGATTGCAGCGAATAAGCATAAGATCGTCTCGATCTCGGCAGAAGATGACTTCGTGAACTGTCTGCTGAATCCCATTGCCGGAGTGATCAAGTACATCGACACGGACAAACAAGAGAAATTTATCTTTAATCACCGTCCGAATATTGTGCTTGATGAGCAAGGGCAGCTTCGGGAGAAAGCCCCGCAGGGGACAATTGCGCAATTTATCAACGATTATACCGTCTATATCAATAAGACGATGGAGGAGCCGTTCCGCAGCTATGCCATTGACGGGCTGCTGGCCTTGATGGAAAGCGGAGCGGAGGGCTTTGAGAAAGAAGGCGTTCTCCAGACCGGAACAGGAATCGTGATGGTTCTCAGCCATTTGGACGACTACGCTTTCTCCAGCATTGCTGAGAAGTACGGAGATGAAGCTGAATTGGCCGTGACCTTTGCGGCAGGTGCGCTAATGCCCTATTTGTTCTCAGATGATTTCATTCATTCGCTGGGTAAGAATCTCTCCAATTTGGGACAGTTCGTCATGGAGAAGCTGCAGCAGTTCGGGGACTGGATTGTGAAGAAGTTTGAGCAGGCTGTCGATAAAATGAAGGAAGTAGCCGGCAATATCGGTGCCGCGGTGGCAAAATTCGCACAGCAGGTCAAGGATGGCTGGGCTCAAATGAGGGCGGGTATTCAGGATACAGCCCGGGCCATTAAGGATGGCGCAGAGGCGGCCGCTGCTGCGGTTGGCCAGTTCATGACCAGAATGGCTCAGGCGATCAAGAATCTTTGCAATGCGATTGTAGAAGGAGCCAAGAAAACGATTCAGGCCTTGAAGGATACTTGGAACAGTGCCGTCGATGCGGTTAAGCATACGTTTCATCAGGTTAAAGAAGGAGCCAAGGCCAAGGTCAAGGATTTCAAAGAAGGCATGCAATCGATGGTGAAGTTGACGAAGAGTGGTATCAAGAGTGCAGGCAAGCATACGGCGGCAACGGTCAAAAATTTTGCGGGCAAGGTGGCTAGAGGTCTGGCCTCCGCTTCGCAGGGACTTATGCTGGTGAATGTCTCACGACTGGGCGATCTGCAGGCCAAGCTGCGAAGCTTAGATTCCCGTATGGAAGGGAAGGTTACTAAAATCCTAAGCGAGGCGCAACGAATTACCTCGGGAGTAGGTAGAGCTTACAGCGAGGGGAATGTTCAAAGCCAGCTGAGACAGGTTCAAAAAGCATGTTCTGACGTTCGGGATCGCAGCAGAAGGCTGTCTGCGGAGCTGCAGCGAAAGACTCGTTCCCTAGCCAAGGCCCAGGAGCAGTACATCAAGATCGAAATGATGTTGAAGAGCGGCATCCGCAGCTCTGTGGTGTGA
- a CDS encoding WXG100 family type VII secretion target: protein MYSASEIRSAARRISEGEADLKSMEKQFTAVAQGTSSWWKGKASEAFKEDYLGKTRGEMQRLYAEIRELETGLNRLAHEVQAADDRKRAEEKKALLQKQKSKK from the coding sequence GTGTATTCCGCAAGTGAGATTAGATCGGCGGCTAGAAGAATATCCGAGGGAGAGGCAGACCTCAAAAGTATGGAGAAGCAGTTTACAGCAGTGGCGCAGGGCACTTCCTCCTGGTGGAAGGGGAAAGCCAGCGAGGCGTTCAAGGAAGATTACTTGGGCAAGACAAGGGGCGAGATGCAGCGCCTGTACGCGGAGATTCGTGAGCTTGAGACAGGACTGAACAGACTTGCCCATGAGGTCCAGGCCGCGGATGACCGCAAGCGGGCTGAAGAGAAGAAGGCACTCCTGCAAAAGCAAAAGAGTAAAAAATAA
- a CDS encoding DHHW family protein: protein MDRHFTKKKITAALFILVLFALAIQNIRLSFQPIKETLQSSDFHFSALKGTINKLDSTINDHFYEKYAFIEGYGYLQSLMDKNEESNFEVVKDAQGKLQFTYFATGPNPTGDLARRVNALKEVLPSGTKLTYVMTPDKYVRGYSSLPKGIPYNYNNETADQFLAQLKQDRIDTLDLREGLLESGIPPEQLFFNTDHHWHIRTAFWGFEQLVKHMDEMYKKPLDPEHFYTDISNYNVITYKDAFIGSLGRKTGKYYAGADDFDLIYPKFRTNYSFYFKTGELTTNLSGRFEDALLTSYPLNYKGDEYGLNGDKYFTYLYGNQGLVHITNKDRPNGLKVMFVKDSLAVPMISFLSTVCSDIYLIDPRYYKDDVMKFAEQTKLDHVFVSISPQDLVSEFFPYGGK from the coding sequence ATGGACAGACATTTTACCAAGAAGAAGATTACGGCTGCCTTGTTTATCCTCGTTCTGTTTGCCTTGGCGATTCAAAATATAAGGCTGTCCTTTCAGCCAATCAAGGAGACGCTGCAGTCCAGCGATTTTCATTTCTCAGCCCTTAAAGGGACCATTAATAAGCTGGACAGCACGATCAACGATCACTTCTATGAGAAATATGCCTTCATTGAGGGCTATGGTTATCTGCAATCGCTGATGGATAAGAACGAGGAATCGAATTTTGAGGTTGTTAAGGATGCTCAAGGCAAGCTTCAATTCACCTATTTTGCAACCGGGCCGAATCCAACTGGCGATCTTGCCCGTAGGGTGAACGCTCTTAAGGAAGTCCTGCCATCTGGAACCAAGCTCACTTATGTCATGACACCGGATAAGTATGTTCGGGGGTACAGCTCTTTGCCCAAAGGCATTCCTTATAACTATAATAACGAGACTGCCGATCAATTTCTGGCTCAGCTGAAGCAGGATCGTATTGACACTTTAGATTTACGTGAAGGCCTTCTGGAGAGCGGGATTCCTCCCGAGCAGCTCTTCTTCAATACCGATCATCACTGGCATATCCGCACGGCCTTCTGGGGATTTGAGCAGCTGGTCAAGCACATGGACGAGATGTACAAGAAGCCGCTGGACCCGGAACACTTCTATACGGATATCAGCAACTATAATGTGATTACGTATAAGGATGCCTTCATTGGATCACTTGGACGGAAGACAGGCAAATACTATGCCGGGGCTGATGATTTCGATCTGATCTATCCCAAATTCAGAACGAATTACAGCTTCTATTTCAAGACAGGAGAGCTTACGACGAACCTGAGCGGACGGTTTGAGGATGCGCTGCTGACCAGTTATCCGCTGAATTATAAAGGCGATGAATATGGGCTGAACGGCGATAAATATTTTACTTATCTTTATGGGAATCAGGGGCTGGTGCATATTACAAACAAAGACCGGCCGAATGGGCTTAAGGTGATGTTTGTCAAAGATTCGCTGGCTGTGCCGATGATTTCGTTCCTCTCCACGGTATGCTCTGATATATATTTAATCGATCCTCGTTATTATAAGGACGACGTGATGAAGTTTGCAGAACAGACGAAGCTGGACCATGTGTTTGTGTCCATCTCTCCGCAAGACTTAGTCAGTGAATTTTTCCCTTATGGGGGAAAGTAA
- a CDS encoding MBOAT family O-acyltransferase, translating to MLFSSVVFLFYFLPVVLVLYYALRFSLILKNIILLIFSLFFYAWGEPWFVLIMLASIVFNYFFALWVDKYRQRKAAAKWILTLMLIFNLGLLFVFKYLAFALSIVNENTLFHINVPNIALPLGISFFTFHAISYVIDVYRQQGKVQKNLFYVALYISFFPQLVAGPILRYKTIAEQMVQRKETWQKFSVGCCRFITGLSKKVLLSNSMAIVADHIFSMSSDSGLPVSLAWLGAIAYTLQIYFDFSGYSDMAIGLGLMFGFKFEENFNYPYISKSISEFWRRWHISLGTWFKEYVYFPLGGSRVANKDKMIRNLLVVWGLTGVWHGAEWTFVIWGLINFAFIALEKVFNVDKTSRFRLLRHVYAMFVVVIGWVIFRSPSLVDAGNYLSSMFGLHGTGFWSDTTYMFMKEYAVFFILGLLFSTPIAKKINKFTVEGARFSRVFELVYPLGMIMIFLVCVAYLVKGTYNPFIYFNF from the coding sequence TTGCTGTTTTCTAGTGTCGTATTTTTATTTTATTTTCTCCCCGTAGTGCTGGTGCTGTATTATGCACTGCGGTTTTCTCTCATTCTAAAAAACATCATACTGCTGATATTCAGCCTGTTTTTCTATGCATGGGGCGAGCCCTGGTTTGTACTCATTATGCTGGCTTCCATCGTATTCAATTACTTCTTTGCCCTCTGGGTGGACAAATACAGGCAGCGCAAGGCCGCGGCCAAATGGATACTAACCCTGATGTTAATCTTCAATCTGGGCCTGCTGTTTGTATTCAAGTATTTGGCCTTTGCACTCAGCATTGTGAACGAGAATACGCTGTTCCATATTAATGTTCCCAACATTGCGCTACCGTTAGGGATTTCATTCTTTACGTTCCATGCGATTTCTTATGTGATTGATGTATATCGTCAGCAGGGAAAGGTACAGAAAAATCTGTTCTATGTGGCACTGTATATCTCCTTCTTCCCCCAACTGGTGGCGGGTCCGATCCTTCGTTATAAGACGATCGCGGAGCAAATGGTACAGCGCAAGGAGACTTGGCAGAAGTTCTCGGTAGGGTGCTGCCGGTTTATTACAGGCCTCTCGAAAAAGGTACTGCTGTCCAACAGCATGGCCATTGTAGCCGACCACATCTTCAGCATGAGCTCTGACTCCGGGCTTCCGGTAAGTCTGGCTTGGCTGGGTGCAATTGCTTATACGCTGCAAATTTATTTCGATTTCTCCGGGTATTCTGATATGGCCATTGGCCTTGGGCTGATGTTCGGCTTCAAATTTGAAGAGAACTTCAACTACCCTTATATCTCCAAGTCGATCTCGGAATTTTGGCGCAGATGGCATATATCTCTGGGAACATGGTTCAAAGAATATGTCTATTTCCCGCTTGGCGGTTCCCGTGTAGCGAACAAGGATAAAATGATTCGTAACCTGCTGGTTGTATGGGGCCTGACGGGGGTGTGGCATGGTGCGGAATGGACGTTCGTCATTTGGGGGCTGATCAATTTCGCCTTTATTGCACTGGAGAAGGTATTTAATGTAGACAAGACTTCGCGCTTTCGATTGCTTCGCCATGTGTATGCCATGTTCGTGGTGGTCATCGGCTGGGTTATCTTCCGTTCGCCAAGCCTTGTCGATGCTGGCAATTACCTATCCAGCATGTTTGGCCTTCATGGGACGGGATTCTGGAGTGACACTACTTATATGTTCATGAAAGAGTACGCCGTATTCTTCATTCTTGGACTGCTGTTCTCGACCCCTATTGCCAAGAAAATCAATAAGTTTACGGTAGAGGGAGCACGCTTCAGCCGGGTGTTTGAGCTTGTGTACCCGCTCGGCATGATCATGATCTTCCTGGTTTGTGTGGCTTATTTGGTTAAGGGTACATATAATCCGTTTATTTACTTTAATTTCTAG
- a CDS encoding glycosyltransferase: MGYKPAEREVGYDLNFTRTRNKILVAATILSSLAYIYWRIVYTLPFGHGLVATIAGLALLIVELIGMFELAVHFYNMTRIEYPDRPAVDESKYPDVDVFIATYNEPVSLLYKTINGCLNMDYPDKSKVHIYLCDDSNRPEMKELAAQMNINYLTRTDRKHAKAGNLNNALKHSSSPLIVTFDADMIPRHQFLTSCVPYFLGEEKVGFVQAPQSFYNPDQFQYNLYSENRIPNEQDYFYRDVQVGRNKTNSVIYGGTNTMLSRQALEDIGGFFTGVITEDFATGIEIQAKGYTCYATSEVLASGLAPSDLKSLIKQRQRWARGCIQTGRKLHIAFKKGLTLGQKLNYISSITYWYSGIKRLIYIMSPILFAVFSVLVVKCTLLEILVFWLPMYLLTNTCLKMLSHNIRTTKWTNVYETILFPALLPAVILETFGITQKKFAVTRKDRAGNERKYQLTLLIPHTILAVLSIIGIVNCVRMTFAEGSIGYIVVLFWLLINFYNILMSIFFMTGRKVLRNFERTLASVDCEISAPAEVIKAKTHDISEGGLSLILESPKYIPYDEEVHIQLSTERDRSTFGAKVTHVTKVNGGWKYAFQITDIDEEQQRSLLHIVYDREPTLPQHLDQDISTFEDIRLNFVKRGQTELTSNRKLARVPLQHEVDSKEWGAVKLMDFNYEYILVELPSEHIPSELTLQLDNDLVLETSFAESIRSKQGVLYRVNNYRSLAKSGQLEELMRQWYGQYVLEQQQRSRSKNAPGSDEFNEMLYV; encoded by the coding sequence ATGGGTTATAAACCGGCTGAAAGAGAGGTTGGATATGATTTGAATTTTACAAGAACACGCAATAAGATCCTGGTTGCAGCCACGATCCTATCATCCTTAGCTTACATCTATTGGAGGATCGTCTACACGCTGCCGTTCGGCCATGGCCTGGTAGCAACGATCGCCGGCCTTGCGCTGCTCATCGTAGAGCTGATCGGGATGTTCGAGCTCGCGGTTCATTTTTATAATATGACCCGTATTGAGTATCCGGATCGTCCGGCAGTGGATGAATCCAAGTACCCGGATGTCGATGTATTCATCGCCACCTATAACGAGCCTGTATCGCTGCTCTACAAGACGATCAATGGGTGCTTGAATATGGATTATCCCGATAAGTCGAAGGTACATATCTATTTATGCGACGACTCTAATCGGCCTGAGATGAAAGAGCTTGCCGCGCAGATGAACATTAACTATTTAACCCGAACAGACCGCAAGCATGCTAAAGCCGGGAATTTGAACAATGCTCTTAAGCACTCAAGCTCTCCGCTGATCGTGACATTTGATGCGGACATGATTCCACGTCATCAATTTCTCACCTCATGCGTTCCTTATTTTCTAGGGGAAGAGAAGGTAGGTTTTGTTCAGGCGCCGCAGAGCTTCTATAACCCGGACCAATTCCAGTACAACCTGTACTCGGAGAATCGCATTCCGAACGAGCAGGATTATTTCTACCGGGATGTGCAGGTTGGAAGAAATAAGACCAATTCGGTGATTTACGGCGGTACCAATACAATGCTCTCACGTCAGGCGCTTGAGGATATTGGGGGCTTCTTCACAGGAGTGATCACGGAGGATTTCGCTACCGGAATCGAGATTCAGGCCAAAGGCTATACGTGTTATGCCACGAGCGAGGTGCTTGCCTCAGGGCTGGCTCCTTCTGATCTCAAAAGCTTGATCAAGCAGCGGCAAAGATGGGCCAGAGGCTGCATTCAGACAGGCAGAAAGCTGCACATCGCATTTAAGAAGGGGCTGACGCTCGGCCAGAAATTGAATTATATTTCATCCATTACCTACTGGTATTCCGGTATCAAGCGATTGATTTATATTATGTCCCCTATTTTATTTGCGGTATTTAGTGTGCTTGTTGTGAAATGTACGCTTCTTGAGATTCTGGTCTTCTGGCTTCCAATGTATTTGCTAACCAATACTTGTCTTAAGATGCTATCTCATAATATACGAACCACCAAATGGACCAATGTCTATGAGACTATTCTATTCCCGGCCTTGCTTCCGGCTGTCATTCTAGAAACGTTCGGCATTACGCAGAAGAAGTTTGCTGTAACCCGCAAGGACAGAGCGGGGAATGAGCGTAAATATCAGCTCACCCTGCTGATCCCTCACACTATTTTGGCGGTGTTATCGATCATCGGGATCGTCAACTGTGTGAGAATGACGTTTGCCGAAGGTTCGATCGGGTATATTGTCGTCTTGTTCTGGCTGCTGATTAATTTCTACAACATCCTGATGTCGATCTTCTTCATGACGGGCAGAAAGGTGCTTCGAAACTTTGAACGGACCCTCGCATCCGTTGACTGCGAGATATCAGCCCCTGCTGAGGTGATTAAGGCTAAAACCCACGATATTTCCGAAGGCGGGCTGTCTCTGATTCTTGAGTCTCCCAAGTATATTCCGTATGACGAGGAAGTTCACATCCAATTATCTACGGAAAGGGACCGCAGCACGTTTGGGGCAAAGGTGACTCACGTCACCAAAGTAAACGGCGGGTGGAAGTACGCGTTCCAAATTACAGATATCGACGAGGAGCAGCAGAGAAGTCTGCTTCATATCGTCTATGATCGTGAGCCTACCCTTCCACAACATCTGGATCAGGATATCAGCACCTTTGAGGACATTCGTCTGAATTTTGTGAAAAGAGGTCAGACGGAGCTGACATCCAATCGCAAGCTGGCGCGAGTTCCTCTGCAGCATGAGGTGGATTCCAAAGAATGGGGCGCCGTCAAGCTGATGGATTTCAACTATGAATATATTCTTGTTGAACTGCCTTCAGAGCATATCCCTTCAGAGCTTACCTTGCAGCTGGATAACGATCTGGTCTTGGAAACAAGCTTCGCGGAATCCATCCGTTCGAAGCAGGGCGTTCTGTACCGGGTGAACAATTACCGCAGCCTTGCAAAGAGCGGACAGCTTGAAGAGCTTATGAGGCAGTGGTACGGACAATATGTGCTGGAGCAGCAGCAGCGCAGCCGGAGTAAGAATGCTCCGGGCTCGGATGAGTTCAATGAGATGCTGTATGTTTAA